A part of Paenibacillus sp. 481 genomic DNA contains:
- the rplT gene encoding 50S ribosomal protein L20, whose product MARVKGGFTTRRRHKKVLKLAKGYFGSKHRLFKTANEQVMKSLLYAYRDRRNKKRDFRRLWIVRINAAARLNGLSYSKLMHGLKLAEVSVNRKMLADLAVNDINAFNSLATLAKGKINA is encoded by the coding sequence ATGGCACGAGTAAAAGGCGGATTCACGACACGTCGTCGTCATAAAAAAGTATTGAAACTAGCTAAAGGTTATTTCGGTTCTAAACACCGTTTGTTTAAAACAGCGAATGAGCAAGTAATGAAATCCTTGCTTTACGCATACCGCGATCGTCGCAACAAAAAGCGCGACTTCCGCAGATTGTGGATCGTTCGTATTAACGCAGCGGCTCGCTTGAACGGATTGTCCTATAGCAAATTGATGCACGGCTTGAAATTGGCTGAAGTAAGCGTCAACCGCAAAATGTTGGCTGACTTGGCTGTTAACGATATTAACGCGTTTAACTCCTTGGCTACATTGGCTAAAGGCAAAATCAACGCTTAA
- a CDS encoding serine/threonine protein kinase — protein sequence MGRLAECGVGVVETALHDRCLKRNVKLNRAYKIKRAISSSELSNVYIARHMETGETRIVKEFFPRALAMRDLDYKSVLCRMPNERHKFEQLRETFLNEVIMLSQLEHERIVAFIEKFEENGTVYLVTEYCRGTTLDAYIQELLPIQSPNGLPHFFKQTIVPLIAALEYIHKQGIIHRDLKPKNIIIDKVGLPKLIDFGSATHVQQQDGREEMHHIFTTKGFSPLELYSTKSKQGVHSDIYSLAAILYYVLSGSAPTDVTARLFEDNLEHINRNNKKITPLLSHVIMWGLALKHQKRCSSLEWFKLAVQAEHLMYKVKQMLPQTRLFEK from the coding sequence ATGGGCCGATTGGCGGAATGCGGGGTAGGTGTAGTGGAGACGGCATTACATGATAGATGCCTGAAACGAAACGTCAAATTAAATCGCGCTTATAAAATAAAGCGCGCGATTTCCAGTAGTGAACTTTCCAATGTGTATATTGCACGTCATATGGAAACAGGTGAAACCCGGATTGTGAAAGAGTTTTTCCCTAGAGCTTTAGCAATGCGTGATTTGGATTATAAGTCGGTGTTATGTAGGATGCCAAATGAACGCCATAAATTCGAACAGCTGAGGGAAACGTTTTTGAATGAAGTGATTATGCTATCGCAGTTAGAACATGAACGAATTGTAGCCTTTATCGAGAAATTCGAAGAAAATGGAACGGTGTACTTAGTTACGGAATATTGCCGTGGCACGACGTTGGACGCCTATATACAAGAGCTACTACCGATACAGTCGCCTAACGGGCTACCCCATTTTTTTAAACAAACGATTGTTCCGTTAATAGCTGCCCTAGAGTATATTCATAAACAAGGCATTATTCACCGTGATTTAAAGCCTAAAAACATTATTATCGACAAAGTGGGGCTGCCTAAGCTCATTGATTTTGGCTCTGCTACTCATGTTCAGCAACAAGATGGACGAGAAGAGATGCATCATATTTTTACGACAAAAGGATTTTCGCCGCTTGAGCTTTACTCTACCAAGTCCAAGCAAGGCGTACATTCAGATATATACAGCCTAGCTGCTATCTTGTATTACGTATTGAGTGGTTCGGCGCCGACGGACGTAACAGCAAGATTGTTTGAAGATAACTTGGAACATATCAACAGAAACAATAAGAAGATCACACCTTTGCTATCCCATGTTATTATGTGGGGGCTTGCACTCAAACATCAAAAAAGATGCTCCTCCTTGGAATGGTTTAAACTAGCGGTCCAAGCGGAGCATCTTATGTATAAAGTTAAACAAATGTTGCCTCAAACACGATTGTTTGAAAAGTGA
- a CDS encoding nucleoid-associated protein codes for MMIDVSKIDIHQMVIHKVGNKSRDEGVVVSKELYDIPSDEVKAALLKYFVSNFKFDTFYTFRHEADLALNEVYTYASNMFQRPVTFHEQSIHVLNHLYEQSSHPQIKAGELYVVHLNNILYNNFNIDAIGLFKSENKDNYLRVDKRAEDDLGVQLEQGVNIRKLDKGCIVLNVQAQSGYVVGIVDMVNKGNQEALYWKEDFLSVKLLEDEHYITDQYIKMCTDFYENVIEPAAETPPEKKEKLQFINSTIDYFAKNDQFSEESFVEEVIGTPDHMPLFKAYKESYEEMNELPPVEQFPISQVALKKVKRTMRNHIRTDTGVELKLKSESFPYVEKGYDEERGMHYYKVYYNEEE; via the coding sequence ATGATGATTGATGTATCCAAAATCGATATTCACCAAATGGTCATTCATAAGGTGGGTAATAAATCACGCGACGAGGGCGTTGTCGTATCGAAAGAGCTGTATGACATTCCAAGCGACGAGGTAAAAGCGGCGCTGCTTAAATACTTTGTGTCCAACTTTAAGTTCGACACCTTTTACACATTCCGTCATGAAGCGGATTTGGCGCTGAATGAGGTGTATACATACGCAAGCAATATGTTTCAGCGGCCAGTCACCTTTCATGAGCAATCGATACATGTGCTGAACCATTTGTACGAGCAGTCATCGCACCCGCAAATTAAGGCGGGGGAGTTGTACGTTGTACATTTGAACAACATTTTGTATAACAATTTTAACATTGATGCAATTGGCTTGTTTAAGTCGGAGAACAAGGACAACTATTTGCGTGTAGACAAGCGAGCGGAAGATGACCTGGGCGTGCAGCTCGAACAAGGCGTTAACATTCGTAAGCTTGATAAAGGCTGTATCGTGTTGAACGTGCAGGCACAGTCAGGCTACGTCGTTGGTATCGTTGATATGGTGAACAAAGGAAATCAAGAAGCATTGTATTGGAAAGAAGATTTCTTAAGCGTCAAGTTGTTGGAAGATGAACATTACATAACGGATCAATACATTAAAATGTGTACTGATTTTTATGAGAATGTGATCGAGCCAGCTGCGGAGACGCCGCCAGAGAAGAAGGAAAAGCTGCAATTCATTAACAGCACAATCGATTATTTTGCGAAGAACGATCAGTTTTCGGAAGAATCGTTCGTGGAAGAAGTTATTGGCACGCCTGACCACATGCCACTCTTTAAAGCTTACAAGGAGTCGTACGAGGAGATGAACGAACTGCCGCCTGTAGAGCAGTTTCCGATTTCGCAGGTAGCGCTGAAAAAGGTGAAACGCACGATGCGTAATCATATCCGCACGGATACGGGGGTAGAGCTAAAGCTGAAGAGCGAGAGCTTCCCGTATGTGGAGAAGGGATACGATGAAGAGCGCGGCATGCATTATTACAAAGTGTACTATAACGAGGAAGAATAA
- a CDS encoding phosphatase PAP2 family protein, producing MTRVIAWLGHQERQLFVWINHRMHHRKLNLVLYPITHLGGATFTITFTLMLALFAPAPWETIGWQCLIALSLSHVPVAVIKRLYPRIRPHLALPNIYTFRKPLMDHSFPSGHTTAVCSVAVPLMIANPVLIWLLLPVTSIVAVSRMYLGLHYPSDCLAGAFIGAGTAVSIVALWT from the coding sequence ATGACGCGGGTAATCGCGTGGCTTGGACATCAAGAGCGGCAGCTCTTTGTTTGGATTAACCATCGTATGCATCATCGCAAACTTAATCTTGTGCTTTATCCGATAACTCACTTAGGTGGAGCGACATTCACGATTACGTTTACCTTGATGTTAGCGCTGTTTGCTCCCGCTCCTTGGGAAACGATCGGTTGGCAATGCTTAATCGCATTAAGTTTAAGCCATGTACCCGTGGCCGTCATTAAGCGATTGTATCCACGAATAAGACCGCATCTGGCCTTGCCTAACATTTATACGTTTCGCAAGCCTTTGATGGATCATTCGTTCCCGTCCGGACATACAACAGCAGTCTGTTCTGTCGCTGTCCCACTCATGATTGCAAATCCAGTGCTCATATGGCTGTTGCTTCCTGTTACAAGCATCGTGGCCGTATCACGCATGTATTTAGGTCTTCATTATCCGTCCGATTGCTTAGCAGGGGCGTTCATCGGAGCGGGTACAGCAGTGAGTATTGTGGCGCTATGGACATAA
- a CDS encoding FHA domain-containing protein: protein MRETAISKSIWIRVIDVLIVIVALAALYYAYVMNTNSSVMIYATILLIIAAAAWAIKKILAPAGHEVREIGEGISKLVLLDEEGESVKEWYIQGETSLLVGKSSSQSEVDIDLSDSDYASLISKSHAVLNYAKGIWYVEDLESRNGIGMKRSISSEKVKLGSDQPHPLTSGNILYIANTRLLVK from the coding sequence GTGAGAGAAACGGCCATTTCAAAATCCATCTGGATTAGGGTAATAGATGTACTTATTGTCATTGTTGCGCTAGCAGCACTCTATTATGCTTACGTGATGAATACGAACAGCAGCGTCATGATCTACGCTACCATTCTACTTATTATTGCAGCGGCAGCATGGGCAATTAAAAAAATATTGGCCCCTGCTGGACACGAGGTGCGCGAAATAGGGGAAGGGATTTCGAAGCTCGTTCTGCTGGATGAAGAGGGGGAAAGCGTAAAGGAATGGTATATACAGGGGGAAACATCCTTGCTAGTCGGCAAAAGTTCCAGCCAGAGTGAGGTTGATATAGATTTATCGGATTCAGATTATGCATCCCTGATTAGCAAAAGCCATGCTGTGTTGAATTATGCAAAGGGGATCTGGTATGTGGAGGATTTGGAGTCCCGCAACGGGATTGGTATGAAACGGTCCATCTCCAGTGAAAAGGTAAAGCTGGGAAGTGATCAACCTCATCCATTGACGTCCGGCAATATTTTATACATAGCGAATACACGCTTGTTAGTGAAGTAA
- the rpmI gene encoding 50S ribosomal protein L35: protein MPKMKTHSSLKGRFKITGTGKVRRFKAYKNHLLSHKSKRAKRVLGSSPIVAAGDVRRMKQQLANLK, encoded by the coding sequence ATGCCTAAAATGAAAACGCATAGCAGCTTGAAAGGCCGCTTTAAGATTACAGGAACAGGTAAAGTACGTCGCTTTAAAGCGTACAAAAACCACTTGCTTTCCCACAAATCGAAGCGTGCTAAGCGCGTTCTCGGCTCTAGCCCAATCGTAGCAGCAGGCGACGTTCGTCGTATGAAGCAACAATTGGCTAACTTGAAATAA
- a CDS encoding transcriptional regulator, which yields MEIIYQTNRTMLFEEINPEKLDIMTIVGDVKGIDSLSDDKIKEINQHLLIKSFDEFLEKFSPTVYSFYNASNQKVVYTLKKPDGISDECISEIRIDQHNDFLKMLFTLIDTKKSQGMTNVDFKFENLLDMISPKKVMDDIRQVRKEIHYLYGQYDQLDEGDPKKLDFGDKLNGMFEDASKNYNNVMALLPLAIEDIKTRLLLGGSQEENQSEAIQIGMLMIGENGELKIIEAPKSDSTALMIMDENSSTGLVSVFEDDYDSVTETPSSYVKDLVVRTFCPLPAVQNEVDIQTEIQNYNTYLEFYKNAKDDFVKTVKPLVEKILGVKLFFDQYAIKNRGMAPSMLVTNVKLDMLVKSSNIPRLETFLNTVNAKNDFSETIWFGIVPSIELETAGKVKVSRERFKGNEKIVKQDGNNMESLTMLLQVIKDYKVQLFFSFESGEETTFNSMATSGIDKYIDKCNVLTRKEYSEFAIPAVPNFTIIPKDKSGVVIDSRMLQTEYGVQLSKEKEDILKLWIEGVYVGAAYIAAGIVSAYQCPEYLREYFKSISKEYPGVRFDIEAGENSLRAVTTMAKEISGFTNNIKDSINRKNFGFVFSSENAQLQGKDIRRITVYKARSLAMAEDGFDSIYKTLVSTYIERILRFQTGDFKHDNIAKFFSNNPSSQKSKWLSTRGYVNSIIHDGDDMSYIIDDKNNLCHIDLVFNGNVKNLEVTITKGTTPVKA from the coding sequence GTGGAAATTATTTATCAAACGAACCGGACGATGTTGTTTGAAGAAATTAACCCGGAAAAGCTCGACATTATGACTATCGTGGGGGATGTAAAAGGAATAGACAGCCTCAGTGACGATAAGATTAAAGAAATTAATCAACATTTGCTCATTAAAAGTTTTGATGAGTTTTTAGAAAAATTTTCCCCGACAGTGTATTCATTCTACAATGCAAGCAATCAAAAAGTGGTGTACACACTGAAAAAGCCGGACGGCATTTCCGATGAGTGCATCTCTGAAATCCGCATTGATCAACACAATGATTTCTTGAAAATGTTATTTACTTTAATTGATACGAAAAAAAGCCAAGGAATGACAAATGTCGATTTTAAGTTTGAAAACTTACTAGACATGATTTCGCCGAAAAAGGTTATGGATGATATTCGTCAAGTAAGAAAAGAAATTCATTACTTGTACGGTCAATATGACCAGTTGGATGAAGGTGATCCGAAGAAGCTTGATTTCGGTGATAAGCTGAACGGCATGTTTGAAGATGCGAGCAAGAACTATAACAATGTAATGGCGTTGCTCCCGCTCGCGATCGAAGATATTAAAACGCGATTATTGCTAGGCGGATCGCAAGAAGAGAACCAATCCGAAGCGATCCAAATTGGTATGCTGATGATCGGCGAGAACGGTGAATTGAAAATTATTGAAGCACCGAAAAGCGACAGTACAGCATTAATGATTATGGACGAGAACAGCAGTACAGGTCTTGTTAGCGTGTTTGAAGACGACTACGATTCTGTTACAGAAACGCCTTCGTCTTATGTTAAAGATCTCGTCGTACGTACATTCTGCCCACTGCCTGCCGTGCAAAATGAAGTCGACATTCAAACCGAAATCCAAAACTATAATACATATTTGGAATTTTACAAAAACGCAAAAGACGATTTTGTAAAAACAGTCAAGCCGCTTGTAGAGAAAATTTTAGGTGTCAAACTGTTCTTTGATCAGTATGCAATCAAAAACCGTGGCATGGCACCGTCAATGCTCGTAACAAATGTGAAGTTGGACATGCTCGTGAAGAGCAGCAACATTCCTCGTCTTGAAACGTTCCTGAATACCGTAAATGCTAAAAACGATTTCTCGGAGACGATCTGGTTCGGTATCGTGCCATCGATAGAGTTAGAAACTGCTGGCAAAGTTAAGGTCAGTCGTGAACGCTTTAAAGGCAATGAGAAAATTGTGAAGCAAGACGGCAACAATATGGAATCGCTGACGATGCTGCTTCAAGTCATTAAAGACTATAAAGTGCAATTGTTCTTCAGCTTTGAGTCTGGTGAAGAGACGACATTTAACAGCATGGCAACTTCGGGAATCGACAAGTACATCGATAAATGCAATGTACTTACCCGTAAAGAGTATAGCGAATTTGCCATTCCTGCTGTTCCTAACTTCACCATTATTCCAAAAGATAAATCAGGTGTTGTTATCGATAGCCGCATGTTGCAAACCGAGTACGGTGTGCAACTTTCGAAAGAGAAAGAAGATATTTTGAAGCTGTGGATCGAGGGCGTCTATGTAGGCGCAGCTTACATCGCGGCAGGTATCGTATCTGCTTATCAATGTCCTGAATATTTGCGTGAATACTTTAAGAGTATTAGCAAGGAGTATCCTGGTGTTCGTTTTGATATCGAAGCAGGTGAAAACAGCTTGCGTGCGGTTACGACGATGGCTAAGGAAATTTCCGGTTTCACGAACAATATTAAGGATTCGATTAACAGAAAGAACTTCGGTTTCGTCTTCTCCTCCGAGAATGCGCAGCTGCAAGGCAAAGACATTAGGCGTATTACCGTTTACAAAGCGCGCAGTCTAGCAATGGCTGAGGATGGATTTGATTCTATCTATAAGACGCTTGTGAGCACTTATATAGAGCGAATTCTCCGGTTCCAAACCGGCGACTTTAAGCATGACAATATCGCGAAGTTCTTCAGTAACAACCCAAGCAGTCAGAAGAGTAAATGGCTGAGCACTCGTGGGTATGTGAACTCCATCATCCATGACGGTGATGACATGAGCTACATTATCGATGATAAGAACAACTTGTGTCATATTGACTTAGTGTTTAACGGTAACGTTAAAAACCTTGAGGTTACGATTACAAAAGGCACGACGCCAGTCAAAGCATAA
- the infC gene encoding translation initiation factor IF-3 produces MINEEIRAKEVRLVGAEGEQIGITPFREALQMAFDLNLDLVNVAPQAKPPVCRIMDYGKFRYEQQKKEKEARKNQKIVDVKEVWFRANIEENDFQTKLRNVLKFLREGDKVKCSVRFRGREITHASIGQKVLERVLKEAEELCVVERSPKLEGRSMIMILAPKSN; encoded by the coding sequence ATGATTAACGAGGAAATTCGTGCGAAGGAAGTTCGCCTTGTTGGCGCTGAAGGAGAGCAGATCGGTATTACACCGTTCCGTGAAGCGTTGCAAATGGCTTTCGACTTGAACTTGGATTTGGTTAATGTAGCTCCACAAGCGAAACCGCCGGTATGCCGCATTATGGACTATGGCAAGTTCCGCTACGAGCAACAGAAGAAAGAAAAAGAAGCACGTAAGAACCAAAAGATCGTTGATGTTAAGGAAGTATGGTTCCGTGCAAACATCGAGGAGAACGATTTCCAAACGAAGCTCCGCAACGTGTTGAAGTTTTTACGTGAGGGCGACAAAGTGAAATGTTCTGTTCGTTTCCGTGGACGCGAAATTACACATGCTTCTATCGGTCAGAAAGTATTGGAGCGCGTCTTGAAAGAAGCTGAAGAGCTTTGCGTCGTAGAGCGTTCACCAAAGCTTGAAGGCCGTAGCATGATTATGATTTTGGCGCCAAAAAGCAACTAA
- a CDS encoding glycosyltransferase family 2 protein, producing MVDTLFVSLQVLLAVLGVYQFTLSLFGIYRKKDQKQFEPQKSFAVLVAAHNEEAVVGALVDNLKKLQYPKELYDVFVICDNCTDGTADIVREHGANACERHNPHQRGKGYAIEWMLKNLWDMPRQYDAVIMLDADNLVSPDFLSEMNNELCSGARVIQGYIDTKNPHDSWITAAYGVTYWYCNRLWQLSRRNLNMANFLGGTGMCFESKLLQELGWGATSLVEDLEFTARCVKNGVNPVFSYTARVYDEKPITFKASARQRLRWMQGHFTVSRRFFFPLLWQSIKERNLAKFDMALYTVTVYTVLLTFLLTMFLWVDAAFFNGPNVATFYQFLPPWVAIVSLGATCAAFILALVLEGVRSWRIYASLITFPIFLLSWWPITFYAFFTQNNKVWSHTEHTRVVRLEEVQGK from the coding sequence ATGGTGGATACATTGTTTGTCAGCTTACAAGTGTTGCTGGCAGTGCTAGGGGTGTATCAATTCACGCTTTCACTGTTCGGCATTTACAGAAAAAAAGACCAGAAACAATTTGAACCGCAAAAATCGTTTGCGGTGCTAGTTGCTGCTCATAACGAAGAAGCTGTTGTCGGCGCCTTGGTCGATAACTTAAAAAAACTACAGTATCCAAAAGAACTTTACGATGTATTCGTAATTTGTGATAACTGTACGGATGGCACAGCTGATATCGTACGTGAACATGGCGCTAATGCTTGTGAACGTCACAACCCGCATCAACGTGGTAAAGGTTATGCTATCGAATGGATGCTCAAAAATTTGTGGGATATGCCCCGTCAATATGACGCGGTAATCATGTTGGATGCTGACAACTTGGTCAGCCCAGACTTCTTGTCTGAAATGAACAACGAATTGTGTTCAGGTGCTCGTGTCATTCAAGGTTATATCGATACGAAGAACCCACATGATTCTTGGATTACAGCAGCTTACGGCGTGACATACTGGTATTGTAACCGTCTGTGGCAGCTTTCTCGTAGAAACTTGAACATGGCTAACTTCCTTGGTGGTACAGGAATGTGCTTTGAAAGCAAATTGCTGCAGGAATTGGGCTGGGGTGCTACGAGCTTGGTTGAAGACTTGGAATTTACAGCACGTTGTGTTAAAAATGGTGTTAATCCCGTGTTTAGCTATACAGCACGTGTCTATGATGAGAAGCCGATCACGTTCAAAGCTTCGGCTCGTCAGCGTCTTCGTTGGATGCAGGGTCACTTTACCGTTTCCCGTCGCTTTTTCTTCCCGTTGCTCTGGCAAAGTATTAAAGAGCGGAACTTAGCTAAGTTTGATATGGCTTTGTACACCGTTACTGTATACACGGTTCTGTTGACTTTCTTACTTACGATGTTCCTGTGGGTGGATGCAGCATTCTTTAATGGGCCGAATGTAGCTACGTTCTATCAGTTCCTACCTCCGTGGGTAGCAATTGTATCGTTGGGAGCGACTTGTGCAGCGTTTATTTTGGCACTTGTGCTCGAAGGTGTTCGTTCTTGGCGCATCTATGCATCGCTTATTACGTTCCCAATCTTCTTGCTCTCTTGGTGGCCAATTACGTTCTACGCGTTCTTTACTCAGAACAACAAAGTGTGGAGCCATACGGAACATACTCGCGTGGTACGCTTGGAAGAAGTACAAGGCAAGTAA
- a CDS encoding vWA domain-containing protein: MYRLKKILGIKQFLCTLLTATMLLSLFASTASAEAEQDIGIDAMFVLDTSYSMNETDEERISAEVIKMFIDMSEDVRTRFGFVAYNHNIVEAMPLTSLASSQQRKQLKHKIESLRFSGYTDLGLGLRKGKDLLAGIKNQSRKPFMILLSDGGTDIGNNSNRTVQQSDNDVEHVISHAKKQGYPIYTIGLNEGGAANRKQLERIASSTGGTSFITDSAEDLPEIFNKIFANHIKSVLIPVASITGTGQLQEATVNISNSSMNEANIILLSEHPMREAHLYSSSKHTFFNKSKKYSLLKVLNPKKGNMLVKFRAKPGDLVKIYLLGNYSIQSKLEMTPSSVLKGQKTTIGAHLYQPTTGKQVKDKDVYSVMTAELAVKHLPSNKEQRLPLNKLEGGFELQHVFNKSGTYEAKLLLNGPDFYRNSLVTKFDVQNVAPQQASDSKIAISKDDGETKINLLEHFKDQNNDRLTFTIAANNKSLELGDMRVQEQFLTVSPAQSGTYNIKVTADDGDKGTISAELTITVQSIWDVIKPLLAGLIIAIALGLLIYWLTRPKPKFTGRFEGYFLETASGVEYPVKYWPMTSFDQRQRVTLQELFRNLNVNEPLAETDKIWFEPGKNGTMIIKHLTNCTVVRGTVPILANSKEILTYNDKVYITFEDGITEIEIRYKETKTSTP, encoded by the coding sequence ATGTACCGACTGAAGAAAATTTTAGGGATTAAACAATTTCTATGTACACTGTTAACTGCTACGATGCTACTAAGTCTTTTTGCCTCTACGGCATCAGCCGAAGCGGAGCAGGACATAGGCATTGATGCCATGTTTGTACTAGACACTAGCTACTCGATGAATGAAACCGATGAAGAACGTATATCTGCTGAAGTCATAAAAATGTTTATCGACATGAGTGAGGATGTACGAACTCGATTCGGATTTGTCGCCTATAACCATAATATTGTGGAAGCCATGCCGCTTACTTCTTTGGCATCTTCACAGCAACGGAAGCAATTAAAGCACAAAATTGAATCGTTGCGCTTCTCTGGCTATACCGATCTCGGACTCGGTTTACGCAAAGGTAAAGATTTACTGGCAGGTATAAAGAACCAAAGTCGGAAACCTTTTATGATACTTTTGTCTGATGGCGGCACGGACATTGGCAACAATTCTAATCGCACCGTCCAACAGTCTGACAACGATGTGGAACATGTCATTAGCCATGCTAAAAAACAAGGCTACCCGATATACACAATCGGGCTGAATGAAGGTGGCGCCGCGAATCGCAAGCAGCTGGAGCGCATTGCATCTAGTACTGGAGGAACTTCTTTTATTACAGATAGTGCTGAAGACTTACCTGAAATTTTTAACAAAATATTCGCAAATCATATTAAATCTGTACTTATTCCTGTGGCATCCATTACAGGTACTGGCCAATTGCAAGAAGCAACCGTCAACATTTCAAACTCTAGTATGAATGAGGCGAACATCATTTTATTGTCAGAGCACCCAATGCGCGAGGCTCATTTGTACTCCAGTTCCAAACATACCTTTTTTAATAAATCAAAGAAGTATTCACTATTGAAAGTGCTCAATCCGAAAAAAGGGAACATGTTAGTTAAGTTCAGAGCAAAGCCAGGCGATTTGGTGAAAATATATTTGCTAGGCAATTACAGCATACAGTCTAAGCTTGAAATGACGCCTAGCTCTGTACTGAAAGGGCAAAAGACGACGATTGGCGCTCATTTATATCAACCAACTACAGGGAAACAGGTTAAGGATAAAGATGTGTACAGCGTGATGACAGCTGAACTTGCAGTTAAGCACTTGCCGAGCAATAAGGAACAGCGACTACCTCTTAACAAGCTTGAGGGCGGGTTTGAGCTACAGCATGTATTTAATAAGTCTGGAACATACGAAGCTAAACTTTTGCTGAACGGTCCTGACTTTTATCGCAACAGTCTCGTCACGAAGTTCGACGTACAAAATGTTGCACCCCAACAAGCTAGCGATAGCAAAATAGCCATTTCAAAAGATGACGGTGAAACCAAAATCAATTTACTTGAACATTTTAAAGATCAAAATAATGACCGTTTAACGTTTACTATCGCAGCAAACAATAAGTCACTTGAGCTTGGCGATATGCGTGTACAGGAGCAATTTTTGACCGTCTCGCCTGCACAATCCGGAACTTACAACATAAAAGTGACCGCAGATGATGGAGATAAGGGGACTATTTCGGCGGAGCTGACGATTACCGTTCAATCCATTTGGGATGTGATCAAACCGCTGCTGGCAGGACTCATTATTGCAATTGCACTGGGGCTGCTTATTTACTGGCTCACTAGACCAAAGCCGAAATTCACTGGACGATTTGAAGGTTATTTCTTAGAAACAGCCAGTGGAGTGGAGTATCCGGTCAAATATTGGCCGATGACATCGTTTGACCAACGGCAGCGCGTCACCTTGCAAGAGTTGTTTAGAAATTTGAATGTAAACGAACCGTTAGCGGAGACCGATAAAATATGGTTTGAACCTGGGAAAAATGGAACGATGATTATTAAACACCTTACGAACTGCACCGTTGTGCGCGGAACAGTTCCTATATTAGCGAATAGCAAAGAAATCCTCACCTATAATGACAAAGTGTACATTACATTTGAGGACGGTATTACCGAAATTGAAATTAGATATAAAGAAACAAAAACGAGTACCCCATAA
- a CDS encoding DnaJ domain-containing protein codes for MKNYYDILEVSRNASQEEMKKSYRKLAKKYHPDVNPGNNDAEARFKEVQKAYETLSDETARQAYNERLDGGRAHTGSSSTGTAQGGADKQSNQASSQPFDIRNVEKNFEQFFGFNPKTKKASIKKDDASANKNPLDTTDLFNRYFGAKKK; via the coding sequence ATGAAAAACTATTACGACATTTTGGAAGTGTCACGCAACGCTTCGCAAGAAGAAATGAAAAAGTCGTATCGCAAGTTAGCTAAAAAATATCATCCGGATGTCAATCCTGGCAACAATGACGCAGAAGCACGCTTTAAGGAAGTACAAAAAGCGTACGAAACGCTGTCAGATGAAACGGCAAGGCAAGCGTATAACGAACGTTTAGACGGAGGACGGGCGCATACGGGCAGCTCTTCAACCGGAACTGCGCAAGGTGGGGCAGACAAGCAGAGCAACCAAGCAAGTTCGCAACCGTTCGATATCCGCAACGTGGAAAAAAACTTTGAACAGTTTTTTGGCTTTAATCCAAAAACAAAGAAAGCATCCATCAAGAAGGACGATGCAAGCGCGAACAAAAATCCGCTTGATACGACCGATTTGTTCAATCGATATTTTGGAGCAAAAAAGAAATGA
- a CDS encoding membrane-associated protease 1 has protein sequence MGFRLKVEGSETIELGMDNIQSVVYETDTPDDSNARSTDVGATIKLSGKIITATDGDSADDTMKLALWSLVSAEKADCYRKVTLEVIAADQVVRKIHLPNAFVVDYTERYGDTEGVGTFTLFIKQKKDKTEFTKIEGGYAV, from the coding sequence ATGGGTTTCAGACTTAAAGTAGAAGGTTCCGAAACGATCGAGCTGGGAATGGACAACATCCAATCCGTAGTTTATGAGACAGACACACCGGATGATTCCAACGCAAGATCGACAGACGTAGGTGCTACTATCAAACTGTCGGGTAAAATCATCACTGCAACTGACGGCGATAGCGCTGACGACACAATGAAATTGGCATTGTGGTCGCTCGTATCTGCTGAAAAAGCAGACTGCTACCGTAAAGTAACGCTTGAAGTTATTGCTGCGGACCAAGTCGTACGCAAAATCCACCTGCCAAACGCATTCGTTGTAGACTACACAGAGCGTTATGGCGACACAGAAGGCGTAGGTACGTTCACGCTCTTCATCAAACAAAAGAAAGACAAAACAGAATTCACTAAAATCGAAGGCGGATACGCTGTTTAA